Proteins found in one Triticum urartu cultivar G1812 chromosome 4, Tu2.1, whole genome shotgun sequence genomic segment:
- the LOC125550777 gene encoding uncharacterized protein LOC125550777: MAQYRQSGGGFFDSRGGGAHHPLPDYHRAHPSKPSRIRRPGKPARRRSPAVAAAAAAVLLLAGVFILSRRLSRDPAEIGEDSGGGEGLPEWNRSKNWKELKFGHGGGGRSARDSRYWDQDDRRRDEDYSEDEKEKVSGAAGNTADAGGGSEKSVSSDPGIEEKGLTLDTKGGTDKEVPELAEGGKGGTLYNEGGRKELEQYEAASMGALGTGMREVDPDDEYDDGIDDPDDSQMHSAGRKLGDGIHENIGKEENAALERHMKAAGGRISDDSDAVNTNQKKASGTGDKKHGSKKKPKRKKSGSTCEMKFLNSTAQLVEPAKNEKFASFKLEYVEIEQKPAGSENWEPRFAGHQTLQEREESYVAHDQQLTCAFVKGPNGSSTGFDISEDDRKYMSKCRIAVSSCIFGNSDRLRTPFGKTITSLSKKTVCFAMFLDEVTLQTLLSEGQKMDSMGFIGVWKIILIKNMPYNDMRRVGKIPKLLAHRLFPSSRFSIWLDSKLRLQTDPILILEYFLWRHGYEYAISNHYDRHCVWEEVAQNKKLNKFNHTIIDQQFEFYQADGLTRFNSSDPHKLLPSYVPEGSFIVREHTPMSNLFSCLWFNEVDRFTPRDQLSFAYTYLKLRRMNPKKSFRLNMFKDCERRSMAKLFHHRSEERHSSGQLTR; encoded by the exons ATGGCGCAGTACAGGCAATCCGGCGGCGGCTTCTTCGACTCCCGCGGCGGCGGGGCCCACCACCCGCTCCCGGACTACCACCGGGCACACCCCTCCAAACCCTCCCGGATCCGCCGCCCCGGCAAGCCCGcgcgccgccgctcgccggcCGTTGCCGCAGCTGCCGCTGCAGTCCTGCTCCTCGCTGGCGTCTTCATCCTCTCGCGCCGCCTCTCTCGCGACCCCGCAG AGATCGGAGAGGATTCGGGAGGCGGGGAGGGTTTGCCGGAGTGGAACCGGAGCAAGAACTGGAAGGAGCTCAAGTTCGGCCATGGCGGTGGTGGCAGGAGTGCGCGGGATTCCAGGTACTGGGACCAGGACGATCGACGGCGCGACGAAGACTACTCGGAGGACGAGAAGGAGAAGGTCTCAGGTGCAGCTGGAAACACTGCTGATGCTGGTGGTGGCAGTGAGAAAAGCGTGAGCTCTGATCCCGGTATTGAGGAGAAAGGGTTGACCTTGGATACCAAGGGTGGTACTGACAAGGAGGTTCCAGAGTTGGCTGAAGGGGGGAAAGGAGGCACCTTGTACAATGAGGGTGGCAGGAAAGAGCTGGAGCAGTATGAGGCGGCCTCCATGGGTGCGTTGGGCACAGGAATGAGGGAGGTTGATCCagatgatgagtatgatgatggCATTGATGATCCCGATGATTCTCAGATGCATTCTGCCGGTAGGAAGCTTGGTGATGGTATTCATGAGAACATAGGGAAGGAAGAGAATGCTGCCTTGGAGAGACACATGAAAGCAGCAGGTGGAAGGATTAGTGATGACAGTGATGCTGTTAACACGAATCAAAAGAAAGCTTCGGGTACTGGTGATAAGAAACATGGGTCCAAGAAGAAACCAAAGCGGAAAAAGTCTG GTTCAACTTGTGAAATGAAGTTTCTGAACTCCACTGCTCAACTTGTAGAGCCTGCAAAAAATGAAAAATTTGCTAGCTTTAAGTTGGAGTATGTAGAGATTGAACAAAAACCAGCTGGATCAGAAAATTGGGAGCCAAGATTTGCTGGCCACCAGACTCTACAGGAAAGGGAGGAGTCATACGTAGCTCATGATCAACAATTGACATGTGCTTTTGTTAAGGGGCCTAATGGATCAAGCACTGGTTTTGATATATCTGAGGATGACAGGAAGTACATGAGCAAATGCCGCATTGCTGTATCTTCCTGCATCTTTGGAAACTCCGATCGTCTGAGGACTCCATTTGGCAAAACA ATTACAAGTCTCTCAAAGAAGACAGTTTGTTTTGCTATGTTTTTGGATGAAGTCACATTGCAAACTTTGCTATCTGAAGGCCAAAAAATGGACAGCATGGGTTTCATTGGTGTATGGAAGATCATATTGATTAAGAATATGCCTTATAATGACATGCGGAGAGTTGGGAAAATACCAAAACTTTTGGCGCATCGACTTTTCCCATCGTCAAG ATTCTCGATCTGGCTGGACAGCAAATTGCGACTACAAACTGATCCTATCCTTATCCTAGAATATTTTCTTTGGCGGCATGGTTATGAATATGCTATTTCCAATCATTATGATCGGCACTGCGTATGGGAGGAAGTGGCACAAAATAAAAAGCTGAACAAGTTCAACCATACAATAATTGATCAACAGTTTGAATTTTACCAAGCTGACGGACTGACAAGGTTCAACTCATCGGATCCCCACAAGCTGCTACCAAGCT ATGTCCCTGAAGGTTCTTTCATCGTGAGGGAACACACACCGATGTCCAACTTATTCTCTTGTCTGTGGTTCAATGAGGTTGATCGCTTCACACCTCGTGACCAGCTCAGCTTTGCATATACATACTTGAAGCTTAGAAGAATGAATCCTAAGAAGTCGTTTCGCCTCAATATGTTTAAG GATTGTGAGAGGCGATCAATGGCAAAACTATTTCATCATCGATCGGAAGAGAGACATAGCAGTGGACAGCTAACAAGATAA